The Fragaria vesca subsp. vesca linkage group LG2, FraVesHawaii_1.0, whole genome shotgun sequence genome includes a window with the following:
- the LOC101307277 gene encoding peptide transporter PTR3-A-like, with product MEKVEEKGAAYGAEDYTRDGTVDLQGRPVFRSNTGRWRACSFIVGYEVFERMAYYGIASNLVVYLTTKLHEGTVTSSNNVTNWVGTVWMTPLLGAYIADAHLGRYWTFVIASAIYLVGMSLLTLAVSLPALRPPSCDHGIKLEDCERRATPFQVAIFYCGLYIIALGTGGTKPNISTMGADQFDEFEPKEKTQKLSFFNWWMFSIFFGTLFSNTILIYIQDNVGWALGYGLPTIGLAFSILVFLTGTKFYRHKLPSGSPFSRIAHVLVAYIRKWRVPIPDDPKELHELSLEEYTNSEKVRIDHSTSLGFLDKAAVKSGPTTPWMLCPVTQVEETKQMIKMVPILIATFLPSMMLAQGGTLFVKQGTTLDRSIGPHFDIPPACLSAFVTIFMLISLVLYDRYFVPVMRKYTKNPRGITLLQRLGIGLVLHIIILMTAFFAERRRLSVIQEHKLFGKRDTVPLTIFILLPQFALAGIADTFVEVAKIEFFYDQAPQGMKSLGTSYFTTSLGIGSFLSSFLLKTVAEFTQKHAKRGWILDNLNLSHLDYYYLFLACLSFLNFLFFLVISKYYVYNADTTESTGDFAVETLPRKNSAQAYKDASNSLLMS from the exons ATGGAAAAGGTCGAGGAGAAAGGAGCTGCATATGGAGCAGAGGACTACACACGAGATGGGACTGTCGACCTCCAAGGGAGACCTGTTTTCAGATCAAACACTGGCAGATGGAGAGCTTGTTCCTTCATTGTAG GGTATGAAGTGTTTGAGAGGATGGCATATTACGGAATTGCGTCAAATCTGGTGGTGTATCTGACGACGAAGCTGCATGAAGGCACAGTGACATCTTCAAACAATGTCACAAACTGGGTTGGGACGGTGTGGATGACACCCCTTTTGGGAGCATATATTGCAGATGCTCATCTCGGCCGATACTGGACTTTCGTCATTGCCTCCGCCATATATCTTGTG GGAATGTCCCTACTGACGCTAGCAGTTTCCCTCCCTGCCCTAAGACCACCATCATGCGACCACGGAATTAAACTTGAAGATTGTGAGAGAAGAGCCACCCCATTCCAAGTGGCAATATTCTACTGTGGACTGTACATCATTGCACTCGGAACTGGTGGCACCAAGCCAAACATCTCGACCATGGGTGCCGACCAGTTTGATGAGTTTGAGCCTAAAGAAAAGACCCAAAAACTCTCCTTCTTCAACTGGTGGATGTTCAGCATCTTCTTTGGCACACTCTTCTCAAACACCATCTTGATTTACATTCAAGACAATGTGGGGTGGGCACTTGGCTATGGTCTTCCAACAATTGGCCTTGCGTTTTCCATTTTGGTGTTTTTGACGGGTACCAAGTTTTATAGGCACAAATTGCCTTCAGGAAGTCCCTTCAGTAGGATAGCTCATGTTCTTGTGGCATATATAAGAAAATGGAGGGTTCCTATCCCAGATGACCCAAAGGAGCTTCATGAGCTGAGCTTGGAGGAGTATACAAACTCAGAGAAAGTCAGAATTGATCACTCCACTTCATTAGG GTTTCTTGACAAAGCAGCTGTAAAGAGTGGACCGACCACACCATGGATGCTATGTCCAGTGACCCAAGTCGAAGAAACCAAGCAAATGATCAAAATGGTTCCAATTTTGATTGCAACATTTTTACCAAGCATGATGTTAGCTCAAGGAGGAACACTCTTTGTCAAACAAGGAACTACACTAGATAGAAGCATCGGACCACATTTTGATATCCCTCCAGCATGTCTCTCAGCATTTGTAACAATATTCATGCTGATAAGCCTTGTGCTCTACGATCGCTACTTTGTTCCTGTTATGCGCAAATATACGAAAAACCCTAGAGGGATCACACTGCTGCAGAGACTAGGCATTGGCCTAGTGTTGCACATCATTATCTTGATGACTGCCTTCTTCGCCGAAAGACGAAGGCTGAGTGTTATACAAGAACATAAACTGTTTGGGAAAAGGGACACAGTTCCTCTCACAATTTTCATTCTCTTGCCTCAATTTGCTTTGGCAGGGATTGCTGACACCTTTGTGGAAGTCGCAAAGATAGAGTTTTTCTATGACCAAGCACCACAAGGTATGAAGAGCTTGGGGACCTCGTACTTCACTACTAGCTTGGGAATTGGGAGTTTCCTCAGTAGTTTTCTTCTCAAAACAGTTGCAGAGTTCAC ACAGAAACATGCCAAAAGGGGTTGGATTTTGGATAACCTAAACCTCTCACATCTAGACTACTACTATCTGTTCTTGGCCTGCTTGAGCTTTCTCAACTTTCTCTTCTTTCTCGTGATTTCCAAGTACTATGTTTATAATGCAGACACGACGGAATCTACGGGAGACTTTGCCGTGGAAACTTTGCCTCGCAAAAATTCAGCTCAAGCTTATAAGGATGCCTCAAATAGTCTACTTATGAGCTGA
- the LOC101298472 gene encoding heterogeneous nuclear ribonucleoprotein 27C-like, translating to MDSDESKLFIGGLAWDTTEEKLTDYFNQYGDVSQAVIMRDKITGRPRGFGFVVFSDPAVLDRVLNDKHTIDGRVVEAKKALSREEQQTSNRTGNFNATRSSGGGGNFKTKKIFVGGLPSTLTEDGFRQFFEEYGSVTDVVIMYDQNTQRPRGFGFITFDTEDAVDRVLQKNFHELNGKLVEVKRALPKDANPGGGGRGGGYQGYSASGASSNAFDGRMDGNRYMQPQSTAGGFPPYSGYGAAGYGYGGNTGVGYGGYGSYGVGGYGSATSGFGGPAGSYGNPNSPAGYVSGAPGALKNAWSSQSPSGYGASGGYAAAASWAAPGGSAPSAPRGQSPSAVSGYGNQGYGYGNYGGSYGSYPGVYGTSGGRGGSTPTGNSGGGEQQGTRGGYMGSAYGDTNGNAGYSNAAWRADPSQASGGYGSSQSRQT from the exons ATGGACTCCGACGAGAGCAAGCTCTTCATAGGCGGACTGGCCTGGGACACCACCGAGGAGAAGCTCACCGACTACTTCAACCAGTACGGTGACGTCAGCCAGGCCGTCATCATGCGCGACAAGATCACCGGCCGCCCCCGCGGCTTCGGCTTCGTCGTCTTCTCTGATCCCGCCGTCCTCGATAGGGTCCTCAACGACAAGCACACCATCGACGGCCGTGTG GTGGAAGCAAAAAAGGCTTTGTCAAGAGAAGAGCAGCAAACATCCAATCGAACTGGAAATTTTAATGCCACTAGAAGCTCCGGAGGTGGAGGAAATTTTAAGACTAAGAAAATATTTGTTGGAGGATTGCCTTCCACACTGACAGAAGATGGATTTCGTCAATTCTTTGAAGAGTACGGCAGTGTTACTGATGTAGTAATAATGTATGACCAGAACACTCAACGGCCTCGAGGATTTGGTTTCATAACTTTTGACACTGAAGATGCAGTTGATAGAGTACTACAAAAGAACTTCCATGAGTTGAATGGTAAACTTGTAGAAGTAAAACGAGCACTTCCCAAAGATGCAAATCCTGGCGGTGGAGGTCGTGGTGGGGGCTATCAAGGTTATAGTGCCTCGGGAGCCAGTTCAAATGCATTTGATGGCCGAATGGATGGCAATAGATATATGCAGCCTCAGTCTACGGCAGGTGGTTTCCCTCCGTATTCTGGTTATGGTGCTGCAGGTTATGGTTACGGTGGAAATACTGGTGTTGGTTATGGAGGTTATGGAAGTTATGGTGTTGGTGGTTATGGAAGTGCCACTTCTGGCTTTGGTGGTCCTGCAGGATCATATGGAAATCCAAATTCCCCTGCTGGTTATGTTAGTGGGGCACCCGGTGCATTGAAAAATGCTTGGAGCAGCCAAAGCCCCTCTGGCTATGGTGCTTCAGGCGGCTATGCGGCTGCAGCTTCCTGGGCTGCTCCAGGTGGAAGTGCTCCTTCTGCTCCCAGAGGTCAATCGCCTAGTGCGGTTTCTGGTTATGGAAATCAAGGTTATGGGTATGGCAATTATGGAGGAAGTTACGGTTCTTATCCTGGTGTGTATGGGACTTCTGGGGGGCGTGGTGGAAGCACCCCAACTGGTAACAGTGGTGGTGGAGAGCAACAAGGAACACGAGGTGGCTACATGGGAAGTGCATATGGTGACACAAATGGAAATGCAGGATACTCTAATGCAGCATGGAGAGCAGACCCTTCACAAGCCAGTGGTGGTTATGGTAGTTCTCAGTCCAGGCAGACATAA
- the LOC101307861 gene encoding uncharacterized protein LOC101307861, with product MELFAYVTWRLWMLRNDHLHGKINYQTPGYIISKACSLLGEFKEANKIKGLHKVNRECNWEPPCEGVYKLNTDGAVNLKNGRRGHGAVIRNEKGELMRASAQQVVGTFSPLVTELMALKAGLCFAIDLRTLPVVVALDCTEAVRLINVSDTCIAGEGFLVEEEKSLQKCCSASCVTFKPRECNKVSHGLAKFILYENENMFCIEHGPEWLMELVKIDSDICNISSD from the coding sequence ATGGAATTGTTTGCTTATGTAACTTGGCGGCTTTGGATGTTGAGAAATGACCATCTTCATGGTAAAATTAATTATCAAACTCCAGGCTACATTATCTCTAAAGCTTGTTCTCTTTTGGGTGAGTTTAAGGAGGCTAACAAAATCAAGGGGCTGCATAAAGTGAATAGAGAGTGTAATTGGGAACCTCCATGTGAAGGTGTGTACAAACTAAATACTGATGGTGCAGTGAATCTTAAAAACGGAAGAAGAGGGCATGGTGCTGTGATCCGAAACGAGAAAGGAGAGCTTATGAGAGCTTCTGCTCAACAAGTTGTAGGTACTTTCTCTCCATTGGTAACTGAACTTATGGCACTAAAAGCGGGTCTATGCTTTGCTATTGATTTGAGAACCCTTCCTGTGGTAGTTGCATTGGACTGCACAGAGGCGGTGCGTCTTATCAATGTCTCCGATACTTGTATCGCTGGGGAGGGTTTCTTAGTTGAAGAAGAGAAGTCCTTGCAAAAATGTTGTAGTGCAAGTTGTGTCACCTTCAAACCCCGGGAATGCAACAAGGTTTCTCATGGTTTAGCTAAATTCATTTTGTATGAAAATGAGAATATGTTCTGTATTGAGCATGGGCCAGAATGGCTTATGGAATTGGTGAAAATAGATTCTGATATTTGTAACATTTCCTCCGATTAA
- the LOC101308152 gene encoding uncharacterized protein LOC101308152 — protein MGCFLACFGSSKDKNRRNQQQRYRVQNREQRYTSFEPVQSAVSDVPVWEKPITPDLKCEEPINPELKCEKPISPELKDEKPISPELKEEEPSSPELEVVISPEVRDKPVEQLSCIARKKVTFDSNVQTYEHVAINESTDILLDSKECQKEEGETLKESSLSKTSSEDDSITSSSGSYPPNHRYQNCRDSDDEDEPLDYDEDSDLDDDDDLEDETDDDEIVDSKRGTQVMTEDADSPIPKKPTGLNYSVRDRSGYVHAVLNPVENITQWKAVKAKKTTVMKPQKENFTLDDEPRISFSSEPSIKEVSSSFKSCKRQSGQARNSNHEMAVDASLSNWLGSSEATPVKKTSTSLGASTPEKSMSYGSPHSATSHEDRPILGALTVEELRQFSASSSPRKSPSRSPDEMAIIGTVGSYWNDQTDPAKGSGASSYKGIPNTTSKYREDRRVNWHSTPFETRLERALNRGAADAYSSSRTPHGL, from the exons ATGGGTTGCTTTCTTGCTTGTTTTGGTTCTTCCAAAGATAAGAACCGCCGGAATCAACAGCAGAGGTACAGGGTTCAGAACCGGGAACAA AGATACACAAGTTTTGAGCCTGTTCAATCTGCTGTGTCTGATGTGCCTGTTTGGGAGAAACCCATCACTCCTGATTTGAAATGTGAGGAACCCATCAATCCTGAATTGAAATGTGAGAAACCCATCAGCCCAGAATTGAAAGATGAGAAACCCATCAGCCCAGAATTGAAAGAAGAAGAACCCAGTAGTCCAGAATTGGAAGTTGTAATCAGTCCAGAAGTTAG GGATAAGCCAGTGGAACAACTGAGCTGCATTGCTAGAAAGAAGGTGACTTTTGATTCTAATGTGCAAACCTATGAGCATGTTGCAATCAACGAATCCACGGATATTTTACTTGATAGTAAAGAGTGTCAGAAGGAGGAGGGGGAAACCTTGAAAGAATCAAGCCTGTCGAAGACTTCGTCTGAAGATGATTCCATCACTTCTAGCTCAGGGTCGTATCCTCCTAATCATAGGTACCAGAATTGCAGGGACAGTGATGATGAAGATGAACCATTAGACTATGACGAGGACAGTGATCTTGATGATGATGATGATCTTGAGGACGAAACTGATGATGATGAAATTGTAGACTCGAAGAGAGGGACACAAGTAATGACTGAGGATGCTGACAGTCCAATTCCAAAAAAGCCAACTGGGCTTAACTACAGTGTTCGTGATAGGAGTGGTTATGTTCATGCTGTGCTTAACCCAGTTGAAAATATCACACAATGGAAAGCTGTCAAAGCAAAAAAGACAACCGTAATGAAACCTCAGAAGGAGAATTTCACCCTGGATGATGAACCCCGGATTTCATTCAGTTCAGAGCCAAGTATCAAGGAAGTATCGTCGAGTTTCAAATCATGTAAGAGGCAATCTGGTCAGGCGAGGAATTCTAACCATGAAATGGCAGTTGATGCTAGCCTGTCAAATTGGTTGGGTTCATCAGAAGCTACACCTGTTAAAAAGACTAGCACATCTCTGGGCGCTTCTACGCCTGAGAAAAGCATGTCCTACGGATCACCACACTCAGCAACAAGCCACGAAGATAGACCAATTTTAGGTGCATTAACAGTTGAAGAGCTGAGACAGTTTTCAGCTTCATCTTCACCGCGGAAATCACCCAGCAGAAGCCCTGATGAGATGGCCATAATTGGGACTGTTGGGAGCTACTGGAATGATCAGACCGATCCTGCCAAGGGTTCTGGTGCCTCCTCTTACAAAGGAATACCAAACACAACCAGCAAGTACAGAGAG GATAGAAGAGTCAACTGGCACTCTACCCCATTCGAGACACGATTAGAAAGAGCTTTGAATAGAGGTGCTGCAGATGCCTACTCATCTTCTCGTACGCCTCATGGTTTGTGA